A region of the Pseudorca crassidens isolate mPseCra1 chromosome 9, mPseCra1.hap1, whole genome shotgun sequence genome:
TTCTGGTCTGTGTGCTAGGCTGGCGTGTGGTTGCTGGGATGTGTTCTAAGCTGGCCTTCGTCCTGAGTCTAGCTTCTGGGCCAGGCTCGGGGCTGGGCTGCGACCTCTAGGTGGACCTGTGGGTCTGAGTTCTGGGCAGTGGGCTCCTGAGAGCAGCGGAGGCCAGTGGGCGTGATCAGACCTGTATGTCCCAGGTGTCTCTGGATCAGTATCAGACAGAGGATGAGCTCTACCAGCTGTCCCTGCAGCGGGAACCGCGCTCCAAGTCCTCGGTGAGGGACGGAATCGCTGCGTACCCACTCGGcccatcctcttcctcccccacctctgccctcctGGGAGTTCCAAGATTAGAGGCTACCTCACCCATCCTGCTCGTTGGGCAGGCTTCCTTGTCCCCAGGGCTTGCCCTCTCTCCTCCACTGGGCCCTGGGCTTCCTCACCTCTGGGCCTCTCTCAGCCTCGAACATTCCCACAGCCAACCAGCCCCACCAGCTGCACGCCGCCTCCCCGGCCCCCGGTGCTGGAGGAGTGGACCTCAGCGGCCAAACCCAAGCTGGATCAGGCACTCATGGTGGAGCACATTGAGAAGATGGTGGAGGTGAGACTCCGTGGCAGCCAGCTCTGGAgtctgtggggtggggggacaggtcCGTAGTGGTCAATCAAGGCTAGTTTTGCCAGGGCACTGCCCTGGGAGCCACCACCAGTGCCAGGTTCAAGGGCCAACACTCAGTCTCCAGAAGGCACGGGGCGCAGCTGATAGGTGGGGTTGGGATGGGGGTACGGAGAAGGGAGgtggtgggggagacagacagctGCGCGAGGCTGAGACGCCCGCCCTTCATCACTTGGACTGGGAATGTGGGCAGGGTGGGGCCAATGCTCCTtttatcctcccctcccccatgtgtCCCTCTGTGTACTCCAGTCTGTGTTCCGGAACTTCGATGTCGATGGGGACGGCCACATCTCACAGGAGGAGTTCCAGATCATCCGTGGGAACTTTCCTTACCTCAGCGCCTTTGGGGACTTCGACCAGAACCAGTGaggaggcctgggggcagggggagagggaaagcAGACTCACTTCCCCTTGGGTTTTAGTTTCCTCCCGTGCAAGATGAGGACATTGAACCAGATGATCTTGAGGGAGGAAGCCACCCATGTGGGGAGGGGCTCTTATTTTCGGGGAGGCTTCCAGCTGCAGAGGCACAGGGTTACCTCACTTATTCAGACcgaagagggggtggggggactccACCTGAATCTTGCAAAGACGGTGGCCTGGGGACTGTTGCTACATAAATGCCATTTTATTTGTGGAACTCACAGCTGGCAAAAAGTGTGGGCACGTTGAACTCCTGGGTAGCCTGTCTTAATGAATAGATAAGAAAGGCCTGCAATTAGCAGCACCCACTTGCTTATCAACAATTCACAATTGACATGCTGACAATTTGGACAAACAGCTGGTTCTCTGGAGTAGGTTAAACATGCAACCATGTTCGCACCCTGGCTTTGCTGAGCGGAcaaaattccaatcaaaatttaTAGTCCATCCCAGGTCGATTTACTTTTCAATGttatccatatttcaaaaagctGGGTTTTTTCCCATATTATAAAAatgcatggttaaaaaaaaatccaggtagtAAAATAGATTTAATAGTGAGCAAAGTGTAAAAGGTAAGAGGTGAaaattccctccctcctttcccactCAGAGGTTGTCATTAGTAACTATGTTGGTAACATTACTGGTGTGGCAATTCCTGtatctttccagtctttttttcatGCGTGTTGCAAATTGTTAGAGAATTTGTCTGTGTCTGTTTCATAGACAAACAGGATGATGGTATAAATCTAGTTCCGCCAGTGGCGTTCATTGTAGTTGCTTTGTTTCTCCTCCCAGCGTTGGGAACAAATAGTTGAAAACAGAGTTTTCTCTGAGTTGAAAACAGTTCCCTGTCACCTCCCTGTGTTAGGGTGGAGTTTTTCCAGGCCACACTTTTAGGGAGGGTGCAGCCCTTGGAGACCTTCAAGGCGTCAGCTTCATGCAGGCGTCTCAGCCTTAACTCCCCACCTCCTGCAGGCCCCAGGCAGGTATCAAAATCCAGCACCCGGCTCCTGGGGCAGCCACAGCTCACTGAATCAATTCGAAGATCTCTCTTTGTTTCTGAAACTTGGGGGATTCCGTTTCTTACAAACTCACCTATGCATTTAAAgcaatttttgatatattttaagcAGCATCTGGGTATTTGTGGCAGTAGggttttcagggttttttgtttttgtttttaaatcactgtCTTGACAGAACTGCatgctttgtgtttttttacttttgttttccacTTAAACCCTCATCATGGACATCTTTCCAGGCCGATTCATGCAGAACTACCTCATTCTTTAGAACAGCTGCAGAGTATTACACTGTGTGGCTGGGCCATCATTTGCCTCACCATTCTCCTGCTGATGGACACGTAGACTGTTCCCAGTTTTTCGCTATTAATATCCACCATGCTACTGTGAACATCTTTGTACCCATGCACTCAGGCCACTATTTTTGTAggagaaattcctagaagtgggataATTGGATCAAAAGATATGCACATTCTAAATTAGAAGAGAGACTGCcaaggtgacctcaggcaaggTTGTGCCAGCTTGCACTCCCATCAGCAGTGAACGAGTGCCCATTTCCCAACTTCCTTGCCAACAGTGGATGCTATAATAAGCTTTACAATTTTGCCAGTCTAATTGGCAAATGGCGTCTtggttaaatttgcatttctttaatactAGTGGGGGTAGGAGATCTTCATATGTTTACTGGCCACTTCTATTTCTTCTGTAAATTGCCTGTTCATGTCCTTTGTCCATTATTCCACTGGGTTTGTGAgtctttttctcattgatttctaGAATCTCTGTTAATGGATATTAACCCTTGGTGTTGaatatgtttgcaaatattttctcccagtctgtcatTTATGTTGTccttttccatataaaattttttaaaaatgtgtgctcAATatgtcagtcttttcctttatggcttcTCGGATTTGTGTTATGCGTAGAAAGGCCTTCATCCCCTCAAGATTACAAAATTCTTCCCTTATACCTTTTCAGATACTTTGAAATTCTTATGTTTTACATTAGTGTTCTGAATTTAGTGGGAATTAAGTTTTCATGAACAGTGTGAGATAGGAGCCTAGGTTTACATATTTTCATAAACCATCAGTCGTCCCAATGTACCACTGATTTGAAGGACAACCTGGATCACGTAAATACAATGGGCAGGCGTTTCCGACAAGGGCCACCCCTGGTGGAAATAGCTCCCAGTGACCCAGCATCTATTAACCATTACAGACGCTGTTGtcaatgttccatgtgcactatctcatttaaaccttacCCAAAGGCCTCTGAGGTGTAGGAACTATCATCGTCCccatttatagaagaggaaaccgaGGGATGGGGCTTGAAGTCACACAGAGAAGAAGTAGAGCCCAAATTTGAACTGAGTTCTGTCCATCTCCAGAGCACGTGCTCACTCTTTCCCTAAAATATGTGAATGGATGAAAAACAAGGGCTCCGTGGGGAAGCCCTGGATTACCTTTCTGGCAGGATTATGCAAGAGTGAGACAGGTGCAGCTTTTCCCAATCTTACCTGGTCCCCAAACTCATCAGAGATCTCTTAATTCTCAGGGCTCCGGACTGGTGTTCCACAGAGCTCACTTTGGGAAACAGAAGCTGATAATCCCATGGGGAAGTGCAGAGCAATTTTAGTTTACACACCAACTCTGTGAAGTGAGCAGGGCAGGaattatgatccccatttttccagggaggaaacccagggcaattgacttgcccaagaccacacaactAGTTAGTAACAGCTACTACATCTGCCTGACTCCAAGTCTagtgttctttctctttcctgcacCAGGGGTCCAAAATCAGGAGTCGGTGAGGACCTTTAACTTGGTAGGGGTTTTTCCCAGTGGGATGGGTTAAGCTGGTGGTGGGTGGTCCCAGGGAGGCCCCCAGAGCTGAGGCCCTCCCCCTTCCCGGACAGGGATGGCTGCATCAGCAAGGAGGAGATGGTCTCCTACTTTCTGCGCTCCAGCTCTGTGCTGGGTGGCCGCATGGGCTTCGTACACAACTTCCACGAGAGCAACTCCTTGCGCCCGGTCGCCTGCCGCCACTGCAAGGCCCTGGTGAGCCCCCGCCCAAGCCACACCCCTCCAGCACCGGCCCCGCCCCATCCACGCCCACCCTCCCTTCTGGCCCCGCCCCTGCCAGAGCCTTCTCAGCCTAGGCAAACCTTAATTCCACCTGCCTCCCCTCTTGCTGTTCTGAACAAAACCCTGAGGGGGGCCCTAAGGCTCCAGAAAGGGTCAGTCCCACTCCCTGCCCATGGAAAGGAAGTAGAGTCATCCCCTCTAAACCCCTCCCCCCTACTACGGCCCCTCCTCTATTTCAGATCCTGGGCATCTACAAGCAGGGCCTCAAATGCCGAGGTGAGATGGAGTTGCAAGGCTGCTGGGCTGAGTTTTTTGGGAAGAGTTACTATCTGGGTGAATATTCTCATTTTGGTGGGGTAATTGCCAAGGAGTGAAGTACCTTAGAGCCAAAGAGGCATGCTGGTTGATGTGAAGGGGGTAGCCTTTAACAGGGcttttgttgggacttccctggccatccagtggataagactccgtgcttccactgcagggggtgtgggttcgacccctggtctgggaagtaagatcccgcctgcctcgcagttttgccaaaaaaaaaccccagaaaccaaaaaccaaaacaagcaaaccaaaaacccaaaaaacaaccaacaacaaacaaacaaacaaaaaccagggcCTTTATTTTGGTGAGGCAGCTGCCCAGGAACAGGGAGCTTTGGAGAGGGCACAGACTGCCGAGTAGGATGAAGAGGCACTTGGAAAGGAGGCTCTTGTTTTGGTGGGGCAGCTGCTCAGGAGCAAAGGGACCTGGGGAGAGGTGCAGGCCTGTGGAATGGGGTGAAGGGTATTCTGATCAGTTGATCTGGCTGGGCTCCCCATCTGCCTCCCCAGCCTGTGGTGTTAACTGCCACAAGCAGTGCAAGGATCGTCTGTCAGTTGAGTGCCGGCGCCGGGCCCAGAGTGTGAGTCTGGAGGGGtctgcaccctcaccctcacccacacATACCCACCATCGCGCCTTCAGCTTCTCCCTGCCCCGCCCTGGCAGGCGAGGCTCCCGGCCTCCAGGTAAGAAGGGGTCTCTTTTTGTACTGGCctgtggagggagggaagcaaggccATGGTGGCATAGTATTACTTTCTCCAGGATGGAAATTATTGCAGAGTTTGTAATTGTCTTATTTTGGTAGGGTGATGGAGAAGGGCTGGACAGGTAAGGGTGTCAGAAGGTGACCAGGGAGCCCTCAACCCTCTGAGGCTGAGGAGGACAGAgactaataaataaaaaagagtaaacGTGAAAGAGACTTCAAGATTCAATTTGCACTCTTATTTTGTTAGGGGGATTGACAATGGGTTGGAGAGGGAGTTTTGTGAGCCATTTGCCTGTGTTTCcctttttggctgctttggagGCTATTCTGAGAAAAGTCCCTTGCCCCCCAAAGCTCCCAGCAGCTCTCTTGGGGCCATTGGTGGTTCTAGGTCAGTTTTCTGAATGACAATTCCTCAAATGATTATTTTGCTGAGAACACTCTGAACAACCATGTTCAACTGGGGTCTAAGGCAGTTGACCACAACTGTTCAGACTGGCATAAGTCCTCAAAAATAGAGGCAGGCACAGGGCATAAGTTCTCAGATACAGAAAAGATGAAACCATTTGCATTGAGCCTTCCAGAAGTGCTGGGGtctaaaatgtaaaacacacacaaaactgacATTTAAGCAAACCGCACCGATAAATCTGTGGCTGCAAAAAAGCTGTGGAAAATGAAAACTTAGAAAAAGAGCCTCAAAAATTGGGCCTTTTGGTCATTCAGTGAATTGATTTTTGGTGGGTGGTTCTGCTTCTGGGATGGGGCCGGGTGCCTCCAGGGATGGGGAGAAGGGCTGCTGAGGGCACAGGGACCCAGGAATTGGTCCTGTGACACCCCCCTCCCTGCAGAGATCCGAGAGGAGGAGGTTCAGACGGTGGAGGATGGCGTGTTTGACATCCACTTGTAATTGATGGTGAGCCCCCCTGCAGCCTGGGCAGAGCCTCCCCACTCAGGGCTGGGGCAATGGGGGGATGGGTGGGACGGGCGCTCTGTCCAAATGGCCCAGGCCAGGTGGAATCCTGCtttttggggagtggggagggtctTCCTCAcaacctctgttttcttcttcccagCTGTGACTGGATCAAGCACTCATGCCTGCTTTGGAGAAAAGACTTGGACCAGAGCAGGGAGCCTGGGGCGCTGTGGCGGCAggccggggctggggggcggggtgtgAGGGTGGCATGCAGctgagggcagggccagggctggtGTCCCTAAGGTTGTACAGATTCTTGTGAATATTTGTGTTTTCCAGACGGAATAAAGGCCCAAGTAATTAACCTGAACTATCAGTGCCTAGAATCCTCgcgggggcagagggcaggggtccGTTAAGCACAGGGACTAGAACTGTGGCGCAGGAAACTCTGTAGTCAGAGAATCTTGGGAGATCTGGAATCTCATGTGTCTGGAATCTTGGGGGGAGGTAGAATTGTGGGGGATAGAGCCTTAGAACCAGGAAACCGTGGAACAGAGAGTTTTGGGGGGAGGTCTAGAATCTCTAGGAGTCCAGAATCTTGGGGGCCTAAAACTtgaaagtagaattgctgagccTGGTGGTCATGTATAGCCATAGCCTTCAGCCCGCAGCTGAATTTCCCTTGCTTGACAGGTGGTCTTTCAGCCTCTGCTTGTATACTTCCAGCAACGGGGAGCTCACTACAGAGAAtcatgggagggagggggcagcccTGAGTGCTGGGTGTGGGGGAAGGAGCGAGGGGGGCACACTCCTTGGGCTTGCAGCCTCCTGGCCTGGCGCTGCTGCCAGCCGGAAGGACAGGGACTTCCAGAGGAAATGCATATCGATCCTGCTGTCAGCCTCTGGCAGCCTCTCCCAACCCAGCTCTTCCCTCCCGAGTTTGCAGCATGGAGGTTTTGGGGGGTCACCACTACCTGAGGAAGGCTAAGGCCACTTCAGAGGCTGGTCTTGGTGAGGAGGGTGGACTGGGGGTCTTCGAAAGGTTCTGAAGCTGAGCCAGGCTGCCCCTGGGGTGAGGAGGCTCTAGACAGCAGTCTGAGAATGGGAGCTacctccccagctcccctcccccaagctgAGGCATGTCCTACAGCAACTGCAGGTTGTCCTGGGAGTGGAGGCCTGAGCACCCCAACTCCTCCTACCTGCAAAGCACAATATCTGAGGACCTGGCAATGGCCTCAGCCCCCTCCCTCAAACTTCCTTGACCCCATGCCCATCTTTCCCTTTGAGACCCCACTCCCCCTGGCCTACTCCTCATCTGGGGtacctcctcctcccaccctgtTACTTCTCAGCTGCAGCTCTGCCACCTGTTGGGCCCCCCAGCCCTGTCCCCCCGTTGGGTCCCCCGCACTGCCCCTCCTTCCATCTTcagccccctcccttccttcctcctctggagGCTGTAATATCCGTTTCACGATTTGGGGGCTGAGTTGCTATAACAACAGACGGCGATTGTGCTGTGAAGAGCAGCTCGCTCCCTACGCTGCCTCCATCCCTGCAGCCCGGTCGGCTGGCTCCCTTCCctgccaccccccagccccagcctggcctcttctcagtgtgtgtgtttgcagatGTGTGCCCAGGTCTGCTCCCCCGGGACTGGGACGTGTGGCCGCCTTTTCACGGTCGCCTGTGTGAATCTGGCAGATGAGCTTCACatcgtgtgcgtgtgtgcatgtgtgtgcaccgGCATGCATACTGTATTCGGTGCATTCTTCCTCCACCGTGTGTCCTCACTGGACTGCGCACGGGAGAAGGGCCACGTTGGGTGGGTGCCTGTTGGGGGGGTGTCTTGAAGTGGTGGGTCCCACCTACATCCGGTACCCTGAAGCCTGGACCTGGGTGGGGGGAGACATCACTGTAGCTGGCGGAGGGGCAGGGAGGTGCAGCAGCTGCCAGGTGACCTTTCCTGCCCTTGATGGGCAAAGGTGGcccagggagctgggggtggggaccagAGACAAGTGCTCACTCTTGCatctctccctgcccctgccctcccccccaccccttcccacacCCATCTATAAGGGTCTGAGTCACTGCGCCTGTCTGTGTGCCCATCTATGCCCTGTTGCCTGGCTGGACATGTCTCTGTGTGtgggtgtgcgtgtgcgtgtgtgtgtgtgtgtagcctgCAGGGAGAGGAGCAGTGGGGGATGGGCAGGGcagtgggctctggggtcagagaGGCAATTTCACATTCACAGGCCCTGACTCAGCAGTTCCCATTCTCTGGCTCCTCTAGTGGCCTTGGTGGGGCCATCCTGAGGGTCTCTCCAAGGTCAGAGTAGGCCCCCCAAGTCTAGAACCTGGCTCAGGGATCTCTCTTCCCAACCTCTAGGGTCCTACAGCCTGGGTCCCCCTCTCATCCCCTTACAGGCCGGGAGGGAGCTCTCTGGTGTGGGGGAGTGTCCCCATGCATCTACTCAGTAATTGACCACTCTGTGCAAAGTGCCTCGGAGGGCAGGATGACCTCGTGGGCAGGTCCTCTGTGTACACCTCTTCCCCCCCAAGGCATGCATTTGCCTCAGGCACCTGTGTGCACAAGTTTGCGTATGTTCTTGAGCAAGTATATGCTTCTTGTGGGTGTTGTACCATGGGGGGGGGCATTTCTGCACGTGTCCCTGTGTGTCCCCTCGGGAACGCCTATGTGCATGGATAGGTGTGCATGGCTGTGAGTACGCCTCCGAGTGCCCATGCATGCATTTGTGGTCAAATGAGAGTGTTCTTGCATGTTGCCTCTGGCTAAGGACGCACCAACTACCACTGGCTGTGCAGATCACGGACCCTGTAACAGAAATCAGGGTCCTGGAGTGAGCTGGCAGAATggtctttcacacacacacacacaca
Encoded here:
- the RASGRP2 gene encoding RAS guanyl-releasing protein 2 isoform X3; the encoded protein is MSLLFDHLDPMELAAHLTYLEYCSFCKILFQDYHSFVTHGCTVDNPVLERFISLFNSVSQWVQLMILSKPTAPQRALVITHFVHVAEKLLELQNFNTLMAVVGGLSHSSISRLKETHSHVSPETIKLWEGLTELVTATGNYGNYRRRLAACVGFRFPILGVHLKDLVALQLALPDWLDPTRTRLNGAKMKQLFSILEELAMVTSLQPPVQANPDLLSLLTVSLDQYQTEDELYQLSLQREPRSKSSPTSPTSCTPPPRPPVLEEWTSAAKPKLDQALMVEHIEKMVESVFRNFDVDGDGHISQEEFQIIRGNFPYLSAFGDFDQNQDGCISKEEMVSYFLRSSSVLGGRMGFVHNFHESNSLRPVACRHCKALILGIYKQGLKCRACGVNCHKQCKDRLSVECRRRAQSVSLEGSAPSPSPTHTHHRAFSFSLPRPGRRGSRPPEIREEEVQTVEDGVFDIHL